One part of the Aspergillus luchuensis IFO 4308 DNA, chromosome 5, nearly complete sequence genome encodes these proteins:
- a CDS encoding uncharacterized protein (COG:S;~EggNog:ENOG410Q0CR;~InterPro:IPR027417,IPR006689;~PFAM:PF00025;~go_function: GO:0005525 - GTP binding [Evidence IEA]) yields MDSKHRIQLSTQTRLTPRELSKWIFGERHYRILLLGEDNCGKTTFLRRLKFGEIGEQEPLPTRDLDIETVNYPASYEWSIWEFRLQCGPLIWRELTQYTLVVWLHDCCTEEWPPWKLHSLLDQMVERGCRYIWVGLNKQDSPDVSKEVVQKARRKYEEEFAKYKEDISWKVLTHKLSSKTGVGVFEVLEDIYQTVKKVNLEPVKEDKWDKKGTVLSDVTDEELTTEQLQHRIEREITGDTFDPDTFWTSFLKGELPVWTHYTYLKALYFVILESAKKKNFCEISEDFVISLNRLRKISPQLFGDSETPRAYIHAPFSRCLVTFWTLQLQHGIRDYRMHTMSADLPFREEFSQILHHSPSLINTYLWKNYYSFNPVSRPRDVWSIPNLRSLPTQTHYLRDPATVPRRSKGPDRLTRYAFAVIQYVRNMGAAREPVVTQALVALQQATMRARTIDPTIESYSETQAYFWIQIVHAALQSLDEEKGLADTSKMSFEAFQEIFRLKPTRWKEYYSNKVWNSVAARSQFVMPDLKPLPKIITALPGKETIRISELIPELPSAEELTFRVKMACEELTPALQNLGPPVLSHAHLLFYLYKRFTQDTRQTSREKLESRARELFSEVAGPMVAGATHRKFWIQQVGVGVSNSDIGRGHSTFPEFITNNLHLVFDELHSICYGPEVWNSVDAVEKILDPDRRRMEAIIDTADANTSGSSK; encoded by the exons ATGGACAGTAAGCACCGCATCCAGCTATCCACGCAAACGAGGCTAACTCCACGAGAACTCTCGAAGTGGATCTTCGGTGAGAGACACTACCGCATCTTGCTCCTGGGAGAAGACAATTGTGGCAAGACAAccttcctccgccgtctCAAATTCGGCGAAATCGGAGAGCAAGAGCCGCTACCGACGAGGGATTTGGATATTGAGACGGTGAATTACCCTGCCAGTTATGAGTGGAGTATATGGGAGTTTCGGC TCCAATGCGGGCCGTTGATTTGGCGGGAGCTTACACAATATACTCTGGTTGTGTGGTTGCACGATTGTTGTACCGAAGAGTGGCCACCATGGAAACTTCATAGCTTACTCGACcagatggtggagagaggATGTCGGTATATCTGGGTTGGGTTGAATAAGCAAGATTCGCCGGATGTCTCGAAGGAGGTGGTTCAGAAGGCGCGACGGAAGTATGAGGAGGAATTTGCAAAGTATAAGGAGGATATTTCGTGGAAAGTACTAACGCATAAGCTGAGTTCGAAGACTGGAGTAGGGGTATTTGAAGTTCTCGAGGACATCTACCAGACCGTGAAGAAGGTGAATCTGGAGCCTGTGAAGGAGGACAAATGGGATAAGAAGGGGACGGTCCTAAGCGATGTAACGGATGAAGAATTGACTACTGAACAGCTACAACACCGTATTGAAAGGGAGATTACCGGCGACACATTCGACCCAGATACATTCTGGACATCCTTCCTGAAGGGAGAGTTGCCGGTGTGGACGCATTACACCTACCTGAAGGCGCTCTATTTCGTCATACTCGagtcggcgaagaagaaaaacttTTGTGAGATATCAGAGGATTTCGTAATTAGCCTCAACCGACTGAGAAAAATATCTCCCCAGCTATTCGGCGACAGCGAGACACCGAGAGCCTACATTCATGCTCCATTCAGCAGATGTCTAGTCACATTCTGGACTCTACAACTGCAACACGGAATCCGGGACTATCGAATGCACACCATGAGCGCAGATCTCCCATTCCGGGAAGAGTTCTCCCAAATTCTCCACCACTCGCCATCATTGATCAACACCTATCTCTGGAAGAATTATTACTCCTTCAATCCCGTCTCCAGACCACGGGACGTCTGGTCAATCCCAAATTTACGGTCTCTCCCAACACAGACTCACTATCTCCGTGATCCAGCAACAGTGCCTAGGAGGAGTAAAGGCCCGGATAGGCTCACACGATACGCCTTCGCTGTGATACAGTATGTGCGGAATATGGGGGCGGCGCGTGAGCCAGTAGTTACACAGGCGCTGGTAGCACTCCAGCAAGCTACTATGCGTGCGAGGACAATTGATCCGACTATTGAGTCATATTCAGAGACACAAGCGTATTTCTGGATCCAGATAGTCCATGCTGCACTGCAGTCactggatgaagagaagggtTTGGCTGATACTTCGAAGATGTCATTTGAGGCCTTTCAGGAGATTTTCCGTCTCAAGCCGACACGCTGGAAGGAGTACTACTCGAACAAAGTGTGGAATAGCGTCGCTGCGCGATCGCAGTTCGTGATGCCTGATCTCAAGCCGCTACCGAAAATTATCACAGCTCTCCCTGGTAAAGAAACTATAAGGATATCAGAATTAATACCGGAGCTCCCGTCCGCCGAAGAGCTTACATTCCGGGTCAAAATGGCCTGTGAGGAATTGACACCGGCCCTGCAAAATCTTGGCCCGCCGGTCCTCAGTCACGCTCACCTTCTGTTCTACCTTTACAAACGCTTTACACAAGATACCAGGCAAACGTCACGCGAGAAACTCGAGTCCCGAGCCAGGGAACTGTTCAGCGAGGTAGCAGGCCCGATGGTAGCTGGGGCGACGCACCGAAAATTCTGGATCCAGCAGGTGGGAGTTGGAGTGTCAAATTCAGATATTGGCAGGGGCCACTCGACATTTCCGGAATTTATAACGAACAATCTGCACCTGGTCTTCGATGAGTTGCATAGCATTTGTTACGGACCAGAAGTCTGGAACAGCGTTGATGCAgtggagaagatcctcgatCCTGACAGACGAAGGATGGAGGCGATCATCGATACGGCGGACGCGAACACGTCTGGAAGCTCGAAATAA
- a CDS encoding isopenicillin N synthase family dioxygenase (COG:Q;~EggNog:ENOG410PIRX;~InterPro:IPR026992,IPR027443,IPR005123;~PFAM:PF03171,PF14226;~go_function: GO:0016491 - oxidoreductase activity [Evidence IEA];~go_process: GO:0055114 - oxidation-reduction process [Evidence IEA]), whose translation MPSNKAPPVVDFGDFLSGEPDRMQKCAQAIGGACRTQGFFQIINHPIPASLQKEMMRLSKEFFALPLEEKMKLDKSQNQHNRGYEVMYGQMIENHTKPDLKEGFYVAQDLPMDHPQVLSHKFAHGPNLWPESMGPHFRDTCMDYLNRITALTEQVMQAIAMSLGYDQHYFDEFCTDPMAFYKLLHYPPQAEDSHPLQRGIGAHRDFGVITLLLQGDVPGLEVWDEEAQEYYPAPPVEGAYVVNLGNLFERWSNDVYISNVHRVINHSGTDRYSIPFNYNGNPDFVIRCIESCRTKPEDEKYAPISVDDYVRQKYKDVYNRVGIYKVAERAA comes from the exons ATGCCCTCCAACAAGGCTCCCCCAGTTGTTGACTTTGGTGACTTTCTGTCCGGCGAGCCAGATCGGATGCAGAAATGTGCCCAGGCCATTGGAGGAGCATGTCGCACACAGGGGTTCTTTCAGATCATtaaccatcccatccccgccAGCCtccagaaggagatgatgaggctCTCCAAAGAGTTTTTTGCCCTCCCtctcgaggagaagatgaagctcgACAAAT CCCAGAACCAGCATAACCGAGGCTACGAGGTTATGTATGGCCAGATGATCGAGAACCACACAAAGCCGGACCTTAAAGAAGGCTTCTATGTGGCACAGGACCTTCCCATGGATCATCCGCAGGTGCTGTCCCACAAGTTTGCCCATGGCCCTAACCTCTGGCCTGAGTCCATGGGTCCGCATTTCCGCGACACCTGCATGGACTATCTGAACCGCATCACAGCCCTGACCGAGCAGGTGATGCAAGCCATTGCCATGTCTCTGGGGTACGACCAACATTACTTCGACGAGTTCTGTACCGATCCCATGGCCTTCTATAAGCTATTGCACTACCCCCCTCAAGCCGAGGACTCGCACCCGCTGCAGCGCGGAATCGGCGCTCATCGAGACTTTGGTGTCATCACTTTGTTACTTCAGGGCGATGTTCCGGGTCTGGAAGTGTGGGATGAGGAAGCACAGGAGTACTATCCGGCTCCGCCTGTTGAGGGTGCCTATGTTGTCAACCTAGGCAATCTATTTGAGCGCTGGTCTAACGACGTCTACATTTCAAACGTTCATCGCGTGATCAACCACTCCGGCACGGATCGGTACTCCATTCCCTTTAACTATAACGGCAACCCGGACTTTGTTATTCGTTGCATTGAATCGTGCCGTACTAAgccggaggatgagaagtaTGCTCCCATTTCTGTGGATGATTATGTGAGGCAGAAGTATAAGGATGTTTATAACCGGGTCGGTATCTACAAAGTGGCCGAGAGGGCGGCATAG
- a CDS encoding MFS transporter (COG:G;~EggNog:ENOG410PFTW;~InterPro:IPR020846,IPR011701,IPR036259;~PFAM:PF07690;~TransMembrane:10 (i72-92o112-131i143-167o228-248i285-308o328-351i372-391o397-422i434-456o462-483i);~go_function: GO:0022857 - transmembrane transporter activity [Evidence IEA];~go_process: GO:0055085 - transmembrane transport [Evidence IEA]) produces the protein MPVIPWSLSFSVELPLPQTPSKQLFSAPSGPEMGRPNAAGEHGLCAHDSPDSPSIALDEKEDPKRWPKSRKWLHTTIVALMTGAIAFCSSIYTAGTSLITATFGCSQTVATLGVTTFLLGFASGPLIFAPLSEVYGRNPIFRLTLGLFVLFQIGCALAPNIAALIIFRFLAGFFGSPTVTNSGGSITDLWPQSERSVPLALFSAGSFLGPVFAPVAGGFVSEYLSWRWNFWLVLILSGVIYVTCVLFLPETYAPKLLRDKARRQGIVQTGPSLQEQLRTCLIRPWLMLFAEPILFLLSLYMAFIYGILYLDFTAYPIVYKQSRGWSSGIAGLSFLGMGTGMAIATIASPFVNTIHGKYVTKLGPVPEARLPHLIILSWLIPVSLFWFGWTALPPKHWIVGIISGAPFGFSLILLFLSITSYLTDCYGPYGASALAANAVFRSIFGAVFPLFGTYLYDGLGVPWGSSLLGFFALAFAPLPWVFYRFGPRIRMKSKYHRMMMGDGA, from the exons ATGCCGGTAATTCCTTGGTCGCTTTCATTTAGCGTTGAGCTTCCCTTGCCTCAAACCCCTAGCAAGCAACTTTTCTCAGCCCCGAGTGGACCTGAAATGGGTCGTCCGAATGCGGCCGGGGAACATGGTCTGTGCGCGCATGATTCGCCAGACAGCCCTTCGATCGCGCtcgatgagaaggaagatcCCAAGAGATGGCCGAAAAGCAGAAAAT GGCTCCATACGACAATTGTGGCGCTAATGACGGGAGCCATTGCGTTTTGTTCGAGTATCTATACCGCAGGAACCAGCCTGATTACTGCCACGTTTGGATGTTCGCAGACGGTAGCTACTCTCGGAGTGACGACTTTTCTCCTGGGGTTCGCCTCGGGGCCCCTCATCTTTGCCCCCTTGTCAGAAGTCTA CGGACGCAACCCCATCTTCCGGCTGACATTGGGATTGTTCGTGCTCTTTCAGATTGGTTGTGCATTAGCCCCAAACATAGCTGCGCTGATCATCTTTCGATTCTTGGCCGGCTTTTTCGGTTCTCCGACGGTCACAAACTCTGGCGGGTCTATCACGGACCTTTGGCCGCAGAGTGAACGATCAGTTCCGTTGGCTCTGTTTTCCGCTGGTAGCTTCCTAGGGCCTGTCTTTGCCCCTGTAGCCGGCGGGTTTGTCTCGGAATACCTCTCTTGGAGATGGAACTTTTGGCTGGTGCTTATCCTGAGCGGGGTTATCTACGTGACATGCgtgctcttccttcctgaGACATACGCCCCCAAGCTTCTGCGGGATAAGGCTCGGCGTCAGGGAATTGTCCAGACTGGTCCTTCTCTCCAAGAGCAGCTACGGACCTGCCTCATCCGTCCCTGGCTAATGCTCTTCGCGGAACCGATCttattcctcctctctctctacatGGCCTTCATTTACGGCATCCTCTATCTCGACTTCACGGCGTATCCGATTGTATACAAACAGTCCCGCGGCTGGTCTTCAGGTATCGCGGGCCTGTCCTTTCTCGGAATGGGTACGGGCATGGCCATTGCAACCATTGCCTCTCCCTTTGTAAACACTATCCATGGGAAATACGTAACCAAACTTGGTCCCGTCCCAGAAGCCAGATTACCCCACCTTATCATCCTGTCTTGGTTGATCCCTGTCAGCCTCTTCTGGTTTGGTTGGACCGCCCTGCCTCCGAAGCATTGGATTGTAGGAATCATTTCTGGGGCTCCATTTGGATTTAGCCtgatattgctttttctcagCATCACGTCTTACCTCACAGACTGCTACGGTCCGTATGGCGCGAGTGCCCTTGCAGCCAATGCAGTTTTCCGCTCCATATTCGGAGCTGTCTTCCCCCTCTTTGGGACATATCTGTACGATGGACTTGGCGTGCCATGGGGGTCTAGCCTGCTGGGTTTCTTTGCGCTAGCCTTCGCTCCTCTCCCGTGGGTATTTTATCGGTTTGGGCCTCGAATTCGGATGAAGAGCAAGTACCATCGAATGATGATGGGTGATGGAGCATAG
- a CDS encoding flavin monoamine oxidase family protein (COG:E;~EggNog:ENOG410QEEZ;~InterPro:IPR001613,IPR036188,IPR002937;~PFAM:PF13450,PF01593;~go_function: GO:0016491 - oxidoreductase activity [Evidence IEA];~go_process: GO:0055114 - oxidation-reduction process [Evidence IEA]) gives MDIGIVGSGIAGLYLALYLQRNGHRVTIFEAEDRIGGRIFTHWFDENVYFEAGAMRIPRSKLHSRVYHFIRYLNVNGRQDDKIELIPYIQEHSNNMAFIHNARCNLDNPQLSARLNLPLPPRYQGKPARELLGEVISPWLALLQKDFDFGFSQISQYDVISFRAYLHLVAGWPHEVIDFVELMTSQTNQFDLSFIEIIMQNLDFNTQNWATVQGGMSRLVQSAVRLVGLENIHTNARVHQIVERQDGKVTLRTTGPPGGTFDKVILAIPPAALHRIHDRPTWSFMKEQAIRSMHFEPLYKLGIHFRTRFWEKTPSPCFGGQSATDLRFRWIVYPSNDLGSPSAGVLLLYCWMNDAYRMQSIPRDQRISLALHDLQRFYDIVDVFDQYVDAFDVCWSQEYATGDAMFLPGQFTRFHQVAKQPEGNIHFAGEHLSRHHTWIAGAIDSALHVVMQIQGEKDVRGLGEEYIKATPKRLDEPWRAYVIPHHNNLEYVAEC, from the coding sequence ATGGACATTGGCATTGTTGGCTCCGGCATCGCTGGCTTGTACTTGGCCCTCTACCTCCAACGCAACGGTCATCGGGTCACTATCTTCGAGGCCGAGGACCGCATTGGAGGCAGAATATTTACGCACTGGTTCGACGAAAACGTGTATTTTGAAGCAGGGGCTATGCGAATCCCTCGATCGAAATTGCACTCCCGTGTCTATCATTTCATTCGTTATCTCAACGTGAACGGGAGACAGGACGACAAAATAGAGCTCATCCCTTACATACAGGAGCACAGCAACAATATGGCATTCATTCATAATGCCAGGTGCAATCTTGACAATCCCCAGCTTTCCGCCCGGCTTAACCTACCCTTGCCGCCCAGGTACCAGGGTAAACCCGCGAGGGAGCTTTTGGGGGAAGTGATCAGCCCTTGGCTGGCTCTGCTACAGAAGGATTTCGATTTTGGGTTCTCGCAGATATCGCAGTATGACGTTATCTCGTTTCGGGCCTATCTCCATCTAGTTGCTGGATGGCCACATGAAGTGATCGATTTCGTGGAGTTGATGACCAGTCAGACGAATCAGTTTGATCTCAGCTTCATCGAAATCATCATGCAGAATCTGGATTTCAATACGCAAAATTGGGCCACTGTCCAAGGGGGAATGTCGCGTCTTGTTCAAAGTGCCGTCCGGCTTGTCGGTCTCGAGAATATACACACCAACGCAAGAGTGCACCAAATCGTTGAGCGCCAAGATGGCAAGGTTACCTTGCGAACAACAGGGCCACCTGGCGGCACCTTTGACAAGGTGATCCTTGCAATCCCACCGGCAGCACTTCACCGAATCCACGACCGTCCAACATGGTCCTTCATGAAGGAGCAAGCCATTCGTAGCATGCATTTCGAGCCGCTGTACAAATTAGGGATACACTTCCGCACCAGGTTTTGGGAAAAGACCCCGTCACCTTGTTTTGGTGGCCAGAGCGCGACGGATCTCCGATTTCGATGGATTGTCTATCCATCGAACGACCTCGGAAGTCCCTCAGCTGGCGTACTCCTTCTTTACTGCTGGATGAATGATGCGTATCGCATGCAGTCCATTCCCCGTGACCAACGCATCAGTCTCGCTCTTCATGACCTCCAGCGGTTTTATGATATTGTGGATGTCTTCGACCAGTACGTCGATGCTTTCGATGTGTGTTGGAGCCAGGAGTATGCTACTGGAGATGCCATGTTCCTCCCAGGCCAATTCACACGGTTCCACCAGGTCGCTAAGCAACCGGAGGGTAACATTCATTTTGCAGGGGAGCATCTGAGTCGGCACCATACGTGGATTGCGGGCGCAATTGATTCTGCATTACACGTGGTCATGCAAATACAGGGTGAGAAAGACGTGCGAGGTCTTGGAGAAGAGTATATCAAAGCGACCCCGAAAAGACTCGATGAGCCATGGCGGGCATATGTGATTCCACATCACAACAACCTCGAGTATGTTGCGGAATGCTGA
- a CDS encoding uncharacterized protein (COG:L;~EggNog:ENOG410PRHW;~InterPro:IPR012337,IPR002156,IPR036397;~PFAM:PF00075;~go_function: GO:0003676 - nucleic acid binding [Evidence IEA];~go_function: GO:0004523 - RNA-DNA hybrid ribonuclease activity [Evidence IEA]) yields MLSTPMFICNTDMSATSSLPVPPQAEAVPSRRFRPEESYPEHFTLRDIEVPRGDMVFLACPNSERKCRHCGCHTHHPGSIVIAIDGACRNNGKTGARASIGVYHGPDHGWNESARLSPELRQTNQVAELAACRIALIDACTIQKNWGDIGEEIKGEKGRLCTVVIKSDSEYVVRGMTEWIYKWKANGWVNAKGLPVTNREHFDRIDSIVQSLENEQVTVQFWHVPREYNQEADKLATSALEGC; encoded by the coding sequence ATGCTCTCCACACCCATGTTCATTTGCAACACAGATATGTCTGCTACTTCATCTCTGCCAGTCCCACCACAGGCAGAGGCTGTTCCAAGCCGGCGATTCCGTCCGGAAGAGTCATACCCAGAACACTTTACTCTGAGAGACATCGAGGTACCAAGAGGCGACATGGTGTTTCTCGCCTGTCCAAACTCGGAACGAAAATGTCGCCATTGTGGTTGTCACACGCATCACCCTGGCTCTATCGTGATTGCAATAGACGGAGCATGCCGCAATAATGGCAAAACCGGAGCCCGGGCGTCAATTGGGGTCTACCACGGCCCTGACCATGGATGGAATGAGAGCGCCCGTCTCTCCCCGGAACTAAGGCAGACAAATCAGGTCGCCGAGCTTGCAGCGTGTAGAATAGCTTTGATTGACGCATGCACCATCCAGAAGAATTGGGGTGATATAGGGGAAGAGATAAAGGGTGAAAAAGGAAGGCTTTGCACAGTGGTCATCAAGTCAGACTCGGAGTATGTGGTGCGCGGGATGACTGAATGGATCTATAAGTGGAAGGCCAATGGTTGGGTAAATGCAAAAGGCTTGCCAGTTACCAATCGAGAGCACTTTGATAGGATTGACTCTATTGTCCAATCTCTCGAGAATGAGCAGGTCACTGTCCAGTTCTGGCATGTTCCGAGAGAATACAACCAGGAGGCGGATAAGCTGGCAACATCTGCTCTCGAAGGTTGTTGA
- a CDS encoding arylsulfotransferase family protein (COG:S;~EggNog:ENOG410PHWY;~InterPro:IPR039535,IPR011047;~PFAM:PF05935,PF14269;~TransMembrane:2 (i20-40o541-566i)), translated as MSSWTSALSRANRLRSRLSALHVVTIGAIISLSYLFYTFAVPQLNRLRLRADLSWYDLGLYGFGPSKSYVSFEYESPAVQISEWESGCDSRYTFLAPRGDSVAQPGPMILDSRGELVWMKYNWDVTQDFKVQRYQDTDYLTYWEGGETEGRGYGAWYMLDSTYTQRYVISPVGNYGGDLHEFHITPEGTALVTIYDPVPADLTPVGGPELGWIYDGVFQEINIATGELIFEWRASKHYPINTTYEHLGKSGRVRGYAFDFYHINSVDKDDNGNYIVSARHTHTVSCIDKDTGEVLWTLGGKLNEFNDLSDGQATNFAWQHDARWHANSTLTLFDNASHSNDDPDNQSRGVVIELDVAGRQASLRAEYFHPQQMRSLSQGNVQVLDDSDRVLVEWGHSAAFSEFSADGQLLCNTHFGASAFFGFGRVVSYRAYKGTWVGRPQTVPDAEVLGNHVYVSWNGATEVAAWRLEVWDSDDLNDNTFRVVSQFQKDGFETEIEIPEGLELPLFRLAALDSDGNVLGATELLQREQGGSFEQVMNPQYWFIVMAFVISGVGLFVGIYTCCGWGRYFRRCRSRSSEYQLVAFSDSDGSV; from the exons ATGTCCTCGTGGACTTCCGCCCTCTCTCGCGCCAATCGCCTACGTTCAAGGCTCTCAGCGCTCCATGTCGTAACGATTGGCGCCATCATCAGTCTCTCCTATCTCTTCTACACCTTCGCCGTTCCCCAATTGAATCGACTGCGGCTTCGCGCGGATCTGAGTTGGTACGATCTGGGATTATACGGTTTTGGTCCCTCGAAAAGCTATGTCTCCTTCGAATACGAATCTCCCGCCGTACAGATTTCAGAATGGGAGTCGGGCTGCGACTCGCGATATACCTTTCTAGCCCCTAGGGGTGACTCGGTGGCCCAGCCGGGGCCTATGATCCTTGATTCCAGGGGGGAGCTGGTGTGGATGAAATACAATTGGGACGTGACTCAGGACTTCAAGGTCCAGCGATATCAGGACACAGACTATCTGACATACTGGGAAGGTGGTGAAACCGAAGGCCGAGGCTATGGGGCCTGGTATATG CTGGATTCGACATATACCCAACGATATGTGATTTCTCCGGTAGGAAACTATGGTGGCGATCTCCATGAATTCCACATCACTCCGGAAGGGACGGCTCTCGTTACGATATACGATCCAGTACCGGCCGACCTGACTCCTGTTGGTGGCCCCGAATTAGGGTGGATATATGACGGCGTCTTCCAGGAAATAAATATCGCTACGGGCGAGCTGATCTTCGAATGGCGCGCATCGAAGCATTATCCCATAAACACCACATACGAGCATTTGGGCAAGTCGGGAAGAGTGCGCGGGTATGCGTTTGACTTCTACCACATCAATAGTGTGGACAAGGATGACAATGGGAATTACATCGTCTCCGCACGCCATACCCATACCGTGAGCTGCATAGACAAGGACACTGGTGAAGTATTATGGACCTTGGGCGGCAAGCTGAATGAGTTCAACGATCTTTCAGATGGTCAGGCCACCAACTTCGCCTGGCAGCATGATGCACGGTGGCACGCTAACAGTACCTTGACCCTTTTCGACAATGCATCACATTCGAACGATGATCCGGATAACCAAAGTCGTGGTGTCGTCATCGAACTTGACGTTGCCGGTCGCCAAGCGTCATTGCGCGCTGAGTACTTTCATCCTCAACAAATGCGGTCCTTGTCGCAGGGAAACGTCCAAGTTCTGGACGACAGTGACCGAGTTCTAGTCGAGTGGGGCCATAGCGCTGCATTCAGTGAGTTCAGTGCCGACGGACAGTTGCTATGCAACACCCATTTCGGTGCCTCTGCCTTCTTCGGGTTTGGCAGAGTAGTATCTTACCGTGCCTATAAAGGCACCTGGGTTGGCCGACCGCAGACGGTCCCCGACGCCGAAGTACTAGGAAACCACGTGTATGTGAGCTGGAATGGCGCAACAGAGGTTGCTGCGTGGCGACTAGAAGTTTGGGACTCGGATGATTTGAATGACAATACGTTCCGTGTTGTGTCCCAATTCCAGAAAGATGGCTTCGAGACTGAGATCGAAATACCCGAAGGTCTCGAGCTTCCTTTGTTTCGCCTAGCGGCATTAGATTCCGATGGCAATGTTCTGGGCGCCACGGAGCTGCTCCAGCGAGAGCAGGGTGGAAGCTTCGAGCAAGTCATGAACCCTCAGTACTGGTTTATTGTCATGGCCTTTGTCATCAGTGGAGTCGGCTTGTTTGTTGGAATTTATACGTGCTGCGGCTGGGGCCGTTATTTCCGTCGGTGTCGCTCACGGTCCAGCGAGTACCAATTGGTTGCCTTCAGCGACAGCGATGGTTCTGTTTGA
- a CDS encoding alpha-ketoacid dehydrogenase subunit beta (COG:C;~EggNog:ENOG410PJGZ;~InterPro:IPR029061,IPR033248,IPR009014,IPR005475;~PFAM:PF02779,PF02780;~SMCOG1110:1-deoxy-D-xylulose-5-phosphate synthase;~antiSMASH:Cluster_5.4;~go_function: GO:0003824 - catalytic activity [Evidence IEA]) encodes MPSLRLPKIPIPRPSYRGYSTSAPSPSSRLNLPIDYRSTPLLHHTASSLSNHPDLPSNPTSKSINLYQAINSALRTALSTSNKVMLFGEDVAFGGVFRCSMDLQTEFGSERVFNTPLTEQGIVGFAIGAAAQGMKPVAEIQFADYVFPAFDQIVNEAAKFRFREGATGVDIGGMVVRMPCGAVGHGALYHSQSPEALFAHVPGVQVVMPRSPSQAKGLLLSSIFESKNPVIFMEPKILYRAAVEHVPSEYYTIPLNTAEVVKPGNDLTIVSYGQPLYLCSAAIEAAERAFGASIELIDLRTIYPWDRPTVLDSVRKTGRAIVVHESMINYGVGAEVAATIQDGAFLRLEAPVKRVAGWSTHTGLMYEKFVIPDVARIYDAIKQTLEY; translated from the exons ATGCCTTCACTCCGTCTCCCCAAAATACCAATACCCCGACCCTCCTACCGGGGATACTCCACCTCCGCACCATCCCCTTCTTCACGACTGAACCTCCCCATCGACTACAGATCGACACCGCTCCTCCACCACACGGCCTCCAGCCTTTCGAACCACCCAGACCTCCCCAGCAATCCGACTTCCAAATCTATCAATCTCTATCAAGCCATTAACTCCGCATTACGTAccgccctctccacctccaacaaGGTGATGCTCTTCGGCGAAGACGTCGCGTTTGGCGGCGTCTTCCGCTGCTCGATGGACCTACAGACTGAATTCGGCTCGGAACGAGTCTTCAACACACCCCTAACAGAGCAAGGGATCGTCGGCTTTGCCATCGGCGCAGCAGCTCAGGGGATGAAGCCCGTCGCGGAGATCCAGTTCGCAGACTACGTGTTCCCGGCATTCGATCAGATCGTGAACGAGGCGGCGAAGTTTCGGTTCCGGGAGGGAGCAACAGGGGTAGATATTGGAGGGATGGTGGTGCGGATGCCGTGTGGCGCGGTCGGACATGGTGCTTT ATACCACTCCCAATCACCGGAAGCACTATTCGCACACGTCCCAGGTGTACAAGTCGTCATGCCTCGCTCCCCATCCCAAGCCAAAGGCCTACTCCTATCCTCGATTTTCGAGTCTAAGAATCCCGTCATTTTCATGGAACCGAAAATCCTCTATCGTGCCGCAGTAGAACACGTCCCAAGCGAGTACTACACCATTCCACTAAACACAGCGGAAGTGGTTAAGCCAGGGAACGACCTGACGATAGTCTCGTACGGACAGCCTCTATACCTCTGCTCCGCGGCCATCGAAGCAGCGGAGAGGGCATTCGGGGCGAGTATCGAGCTGATCGATCTGCGTACAATCTACCCGTGGGATCGACCAACGGTATTGGATAGCGTAAGGAAGACCGGACGGGCGATCGTCGTCCACGAGAGCATGATCAACTACGGAGTCGGCGCTGAGGTGGCTGCTACCATTCAGGACGGGGCGTTCTTGCGTCTCGAGGCACCGGTTAAGAGAGTCGCGGGGTGGAGTACGCATACGGGTCTGATGTATGAGAAGTTTGTGATTCCAGATGTTGCGC GGATATACGATGCGATCAAGCAGACACTTGAGTATTGA